Sequence from the Methanobacterium alkalithermotolerans genome:
ATCTTCTAAGGCTGATTTAAGCAAACTACCTATATTAACTCATTACAAGCGTGATGGAGGACCATATATCACTTCAGGAGTTATAATAGCCCGAAATCCTGAAAATGGAACAGGTAATGCATCCATACATAGGATGCTGGTCCTGGACAATAATAATCTTACAGTGAGAATTGTACCCCGGCATCTGTATACTTATTATCAGCAGGCAGAAGAGCAGGGAGAAGACCTGGAAATTGCCATAGCCATTGGAATGAATCCCGCCACTCTTCTGGCCACCACCACCTCTATCCCCATAACTGCTGATGAAATGGAAGTGGCCAACAGTTTTCATGGGGGAGACATGAAGCTCTTGCAGTGTGAAACTGTGGATCTGGAAGTTCCAGAAGCAGAAATAATAATGGAAGGTAAAATATTGGCGAATGAAAGGGCTAATGAAGGGCCTTTTGTTGATTTAACTGATACTTATGACATTATTCGTCAAGAACCGGTTATAGAACTGGAAAAAATGCATATTAAAAATGATGCCCTGTATCATGCCATATTCCCTGCTGGTTTTGAACACCGTTTATTACAGGGACTTCCCCAGGAACCCCGTATTTATAATGCGGTTCAAAACACAGTGCCCACCGTTAAAAATGTGGTTTTGACTGAAGGAGGATGCTGCTGGCTTCATGCAGCAGTATCAATAAAAAAACAAACTCAGGGTGATGGTAAAAATGTCATTATGGCAGCTTTGGCAGCCCATCCTTCTTTAAAACATGTGGTTGTTGTTGATGAAGATGTAGATATCTTCAATCCTGAAGATCTGGAGTATGCTATGGCCACCAGAGTTAAAGCTGATGATGATATTTTAATTGTGCCTAAAGCAAGAGGATCGTCCCTTGATCCCGCCGCACTTCCAGATGGTACCACCACCAAGGTGGGAGTGGATGCCACCAAACCAATAGATAAGTTAAAGAAATTTGAAAGGGTTAGTTTATCTGAATAGAACTTCTTTATCTTATTAATTTATTATATCTATTTTATAACCACATTCTGGACATTTATTTGTTTTTTTCAGCTTATTTATTCCAATGCCATATCCATTTCTTTCTAAAAGTAGTTCCCCACAATTCCAGCAACAGGTATTTTCACCATTAATACCTGGAACATTGCCCACATAAACATACTTTAATCCTGCATCTTGAGCGATTTTACGGGCTTTGAGTAAAATTTCTAAAGGGGTAGGAGGTACCTTATCCATTTTATAGTGGGGCATAAACCGGGTAAAATGCAGGGGAACCTCCTTTCCAACTTCTTGAGTCAAAAAATTCACCAGATCAGATATGTTCTTATCCGAATCATTATAACCGGGAATTATAAGGTTAGTAATCTCCAGATGTATGCCTTGATCATACATGGCAATAATATTTTCCAGTACAGGGTCCAGACGGGCCTGGCATAGTTCCTGGTAAAATTTATCTGACATTCCTTTTAAGTCTATATTAGCCGCATCCAGGTGGGGCCCAATTAATTCCAGAGCTTCAGGTGTCATATAGCCATTGGTAACATATATAGTCTTTAAATTATTTTTATGAGCTAATTTGGCAGAATCTATGGTGTATTCCAGCCACATGGTTGGTTCGTTATAGGTCCAGGCGATGGATTTACAGTTGTAAGTTTTGGCAGTAGCTACCGCATTTTCAGGGGAGACATATTTAGTTTTAAAAGAATCAATACGGGCCTGAGATATGCTCCAGTTTTGGCAGTACTTACAACTAAAATTGCAGCCTACTGTCCCCAGGGAATAAACACGGGATCCGGGATAAAAATGAAATAGAGGTTTTTTTTCAATAGGGTCAACTGCCAGGGATGATGCTGCAGCATAGTTTAAAGTGTATAAAGTCCCTTCAATGTTCTCCCGGGTTAAACAATATCCTCTTTTACCAGTGGAGATGGAACATCTGCGCTGGCATACTTTACAGTGGACTGAGTATTCTTTTTTTTCATAAAGTAGAGCTTCCATTTTCATACTAACCCTCCAGGTGCTGGTAGCCTCCTGGTGGTAGTATATTTATATTTCCCTTCTTATCTACTATTTCCATGTTTCCAGTAGAAGTTACTTCACCCACCACCATAAGCTTAATTTTATCTTTTAGGGAAGCTAAAGCATCTTTTTTAATACAAAATAATAATTCGAAATCTTCACCATAATGTAAAGCCATGTCTAATGGTTTTTTAGAGAAAAATTCCCCGATTTTTTTTACTTCGTCTGGTAGGGGTATTTTATCTTCATATATCCTGATACCCAGTGGTAAATCGCTGGCCTTCAATATTTCTTCCAGTTCACTGGCCAGGCCATCTGTAATATCTGTAAGAGCGGTAACATTACCAGATTGTGCTGCAATAATCCCTTCTTTAATTTTAGCTTGTGGTTTCAGGGCTTTTTGTATGACTTTTTTAATAATTTTTTCCGGCAAAATTGATTTAATTTTATCCTGATCCAGGGTAGAAGATAATAATATTTCAAATCCAGCGGCTGCTAATCCTAAATCACCAGATACTGCTACTATATCTCCAGGCCTGGCCCCACTTTTCATCAGTGCCTTTGATTTTTCCACCGATCCAATAATAGTTCCAGAAAGAACCATTTGAGATGATTCATTGGTATCACCTCCAAGGAGGGGTATGTGGTAATAGTTGCAGGCTTCCAGAACTCCGTCCATCAATTCATCAAATTGTCTGATTTCCATGTCCCCTGGCAACCCTATAGATAAAATAAGTCCCTGGGGAATGGCCCCCATGGCAGATATATCACTCACATTAACCGTTACTATTTTCCATCCCCTTTCTCGGGGACTCATCTGGGAGGGGAAATGTGTTTTGGCCAGTAACATGTCCGAACTAACCACTAAAAAATTTTTAGAAGGTCCTATTTCGGATAGATCCATTAAAGCAGCGTCATCTCCTAAGCTTTTTTTAATTAGAGGATGCTTAGAATAATAGTCCTGTTGAAGATTGTGTGTTTTTTTTATGATTCGATGGATGAGCTTTTTTTCGCCCAGATCAGAAATAATATGTTTTTTAGAGGGCATTATTCAGCCTAAGGAATTAATAAAAATAATAAAAAAAATTATAAGGAATGGTTAACCCTATCCTTAATAATTTCAACCACCCGGGGATCTGCACCTAATGGTTCGGTATATATGATCTCCCCGGAAAAATCAATCTCTTCATCATCTTCATGGTGCTTGTGTTTATGGCTATGGGAGTGGCCAGTCTCATGGCCATTATCCAGTCCCAGAATATGAGGTATGTCCTTTTTGGTATGTACTCCATGGGCTAAAAATACAGGAGTGACTATTATTTTTTCTACTCCCTGCCGGGCCAATTCATTTACCGCAGTAGGAATAGTGGGTGTGGTCATTTCCATAAAGCCTACACTTACCAGATAATTTTCTTCTTTTTTATATTTTTCTGCCAGTTGATTGATTACTTCTTTTCCATAGGGAAGTCGGCTTCCATGTCCTACCAGTACTACCCCTATCTTATTTTTTGAGCTTGAATTTGAATCCATATGAAATCACTCCATCATCGCCTTGTTCTCTAATTTTTCTAAATACCATCTCTACTTCATCCCCAATTTGAATATCTTCAGGTCCACAGTCAACAATTTGAGTAGTTACTTTAGCTCCTTCATCTAATTCAACAATAGCTACCGCATAGGGTGCTATTTCTTTAAATTCATCAGTAGGTGTATTAATTACAGAATAAGAATATACTTTTCCCTTGCCAGATAATTTTATGTTTTCCAGTTTTCCCTTTCTCCTGCATTCCGGGCAGACTATACGCAGGGGGAAGAATACCTTATTGCATTGTAAACATTTAGATCCTATGAGGTTGTAGCGTTGTGGAATATGACGCCATGTTCTAACGGTCTCTGTCATTTAATTCCTCCGTTATGTGATTTAAAAACAGTTGTATCTATCAGAAATACTACTATTGTTATGATTGGTTTATTAATTTTTAGTAAATATTTATATTAATAGGGGGTATTAGCCAAATATCAAGTAAAATCCTATTTCATTTTATTTTTGAATTCATGGTAATTAAAGCCTTTGGTTATATTACATCCAGAAGGATATTAAGCCACTGCGGGTAATTAATCCACCATATAGTAATATTTTTTAGCAATTTAAAGAAAATAAGCCTCAATAAGATAGCTGAATAATTTAAAGAGTTATTAACTATTTATTTTGTTTTTTATGTTTGAAGAGGATTTAAAAAATATTAAAATTATAATTATTTTTTAATAAATTTATTAAATATAGTAATATTTTTATATGTGTATTACTTAATTAGTAATAAATTATTAAAATAATTGGAAATTCCAGGTGAAATAATGGATCAAAAAGGATATATAATAAGTGGATTATCGCTTTTACTTATGGTACCCGCTATGGTGCTATCAATTTGCTTGTTAAATATATTTAGTATGGGAAATGATATTAAAGAGCAGACCATTCAATCAGATAAAATATATTATGCCTCCCAGGACCTCCAGAGAAATATTCCCCTTTTAGCCTTAGAAGTGTTGAATGAAACCGGAGAAGAAGTAAAAATTAATAATTTGCCTTATTCAAATAGCCCCCGGTATATAAAAGATGAATTACAATCCCGAATAAATAAATTTACCTCCAACCATGAACTTCAAAGTGATCTGGAAATTAAATGTACCATTAACTCGGTGCACCCTGGTAAGGATCCCTGGTATGTGGAAGTTAATTCCACCCTATTTTTAAGTCAAAAAGAGTTTTATCATGAAGAAAAGGTGTCTAATCAGGTTCCCATAACCCAGCTGGTTGATCCCCTTCCCTTTATAAAATGTGGGGTTTATGGAGATTTAAAATACACTGAAAACCGTATTTTATATGATACTTTGTTAAGTGAATATCTTCAGAATCAGGGCGAAGCCAATTCCAGTTATTATACCAATGCCTCAGCCCCCCTTCTAATTCATAAATGTCCTTATGAATCATATATTATCCATGGAGATGAAAATACCAGGAATAGCTGTATAAATAATGGATTTTATCATTACAGTGCTGATGGAGCATGTTATTTATGTCGTTTAGAAGGAAAAGCGGTTTGCATCCATCCTGGACTTGAAGTATTTATTTTGGTCCCTTCTTTAAATGATTCCCTTCCTTTAAGTGCTATTTCATCCATTGACCATGTTATATTCAGTGATGATATTTATCCCGGAGAATACATTCCTTTAAAATTTTTAGGGTTTGATTATGGATTATTTTTGGATAGTGCTCATCGTAGTAAGTATGGAATTCCATAATCCTGAAAATGAGGTATTTTATGTCAAATATAGTCCGTGAAAATAGAGGATTTATTTTTTCAACTGACCTGCTACTGGCCCTAATAGTAGTAAGTATAATATTGGGCTTATCAGCAGAAATAGTGGATACGATCAGCTATAAGATGCAGAATTATGGTTCACGTAATTCTCTGGAGAGATTAGCCCATGAAGGAGCAGATATTTTGATTAAAAGCCCGGGATCTCCAGATAACTGGGAAGAACTAAATGAGGGTGAAATTAAATACCCCGGTTTATCCAGCTTAGATAATGATCATTCCCCTCCTAAGGGGCATTTATTATCCTATAAGAAGATATTAAAGTTAAAAAAAGATTATGAAAAGATAATCCCTGGAAATTTTTTCCCAGGTTATGTGGATTGCAGC
This genomic interval carries:
- a CDS encoding UbiD family decarboxylase; the protein is MKTFLNQLEEQFDFIRINQEISTHLEASEILRKHPKDVVILENLKESSIPVVSGICNTREKIALALNCEVGDITSKIVQGMENPHPIHNIEKISKEYTSSKADLSKLPILTHYKRDGGPYITSGVIIARNPENGTGNASIHRMLVLDNNNLTVRIVPRHLYTYYQQAEEQGEDLEIAIAIGMNPATLLATTTSIPITADEMEVANSFHGGDMKLLQCETVDLEVPEAEIIMEGKILANERANEGPFVDLTDTYDIIRQEPVIELEKMHIKNDALYHAIFPAGFEHRLLQGLPQEPRIYNAVQNTVPTVKNVVLTEGGCCWLHAAVSIKKQTQGDGKNVIMAALAAHPSLKHVVVVDEDVDIFNPEDLEYAMATRVKADDDILIVPKARGSSLDPAALPDGTTTKVGVDATKPIDKLKKFERVSLSE
- the amrS gene encoding AmmeMemoRadiSam system radical SAM enzyme translates to MKMEALLYEKKEYSVHCKVCQRRCSISTGKRGYCLTRENIEGTLYTLNYAAASSLAVDPIEKKPLFHFYPGSRVYSLGTVGCNFSCKYCQNWSISQARIDSFKTKYVSPENAVATAKTYNCKSIAWTYNEPTMWLEYTIDSAKLAHKNNLKTIYVTNGYMTPEALELIGPHLDAANIDLKGMSDKFYQELCQARLDPVLENIIAMYDQGIHLEITNLIIPGYNDSDKNISDLVNFLTQEVGKEVPLHFTRFMPHYKMDKVPPTPLEILLKARKIAQDAGLKYVYVGNVPGINGENTCCWNCGELLLERNGYGIGINKLKKTNKCPECGYKIDIIN
- the thiL gene encoding thiamine-phosphate kinase; this encodes MPSKKHIISDLGEKKLIHRIIKKTHNLQQDYYSKHPLIKKSLGDDAALMDLSEIGPSKNFLVVSSDMLLAKTHFPSQMSPRERGWKIVTVNVSDISAMGAIPQGLILSIGLPGDMEIRQFDELMDGVLEACNYYHIPLLGGDTNESSQMVLSGTIIGSVEKSKALMKSGARPGDIVAVSGDLGLAAAGFEILLSSTLDQDKIKSILPEKIIKKVIQKALKPQAKIKEGIIAAQSGNVTALTDITDGLASELEEILKASDLPLGIRIYEDKIPLPDEVKKIGEFFSKKPLDMALHYGEDFELLFCIKKDALASLKDKIKLMVVGEVTSTGNMEIVDKKGNINILPPGGYQHLEG
- the cfbA gene encoding sirohydrochlorin nickelochelatase; translated protein: MDSNSSSKNKIGVVLVGHGSRLPYGKEVINQLAEKYKKEENYLVSVGFMEMTTPTIPTAVNELARQGVEKIIVTPVFLAHGVHTKKDIPHILGLDNGHETGHSHSHKHKHHEDDEEIDFSGEIIYTEPLGADPRVVEIIKDRVNHSL
- a CDS encoding Zn-ribbon domain-containing OB-fold protein, whose amino-acid sequence is MTETVRTWRHIPQRYNLIGSKCLQCNKVFFPLRIVCPECRRKGKLENIKLSGKGKVYSYSVINTPTDEFKEIAPYAVAIVELDEGAKVTTQIVDCGPEDIQIGDEVEMVFRKIREQGDDGVISYGFKFKLKK